A region from the Dysidea avara chromosome 15, odDysAvar1.4, whole genome shotgun sequence genome encodes:
- the LOC136245732 gene encoding uncharacterized protein gives MKTTATIIVILLGCVSQMVLGQEKVCSSFCTSLGMIESNPGKSCNDIYQINKASRGVSDDYWIQTATGTHQVYCDMELECGGHKGGWMRIADLDTSRGDDCPTGWMKVTTPTNVDVCRSTNNNPGCYQATYSTNGLSYNKVCGMARGYQKGLPDAFEAFTLQRRRTPINEAYVDGLSLTISGSPRKHIWSYGVGASGDNAINAACPCGFIRATDGRELVGPEPQEFVRGYYYCESGGDNAQTADYLTSDPLWDGEQCTGDSQCCHDPGMPWFTRQFPSSVTGDIEARICRDQTFNDEGILIDQLQLFVQ, from the coding sequence ATGAAGACTACAGCTACTATCATAGTCATCCTTTTAGGATGTGTCAGTCAGATGGTGTTGGGTCAGGAAAAAGTCTGCTCCAGTTTCTGTACTAGTCTGGGAATGATTGAATCTAATCCTGGAAAGTCTTGTAATGACATCTACCAAATCAACAAGGCCAGTAGAGGAGTGTCAGATGACTACTGGATTCAAACTGCTACTGGTACACATCAAGTCTACTGTGACATGGAACTGGAGTGTGGTGGACACAAGGGAGGTTGGATGAGGATAGCTGATCTTGATACCAGCAGGGGAGATGACTGTCCCACAGGATGGATGAAAGTAACTACTCCAACAAATGTAGATGTGTGCAGAAGTACTAACAATAACCCAGGTTGCTATCAAGCAACATATTCCACTAATGGATTAAGCTATAACAAAGTTTGTGGCATGGCTAGAGGTTACCAGAAAGGTCTCCCAGATGCTTTTGAAGCATTTACACTGCAACGAAGACGTACACCAATTAATGAAGCATATGTAGATGGGTTGTCTTTGACCATCAGTGGCAGTCCTCGTAAACACATATGGAGTTATGGCGTAGGTGCTAGTGGTGATAATGCAATCAATGCTGCCTGCCCATGTGGGTTCATACGTGCTACTGATGGCCGAGAGCTGGTCGGACCAGAGCCACAAGAGTTTGTAAGAGGTTACTACTACTGTGAATCTGGAGGTGACAATGCACAGACTGCTGACTATCTTACAAGTGATCCTTTATGGGATGGTGAACAGTGCACAGGAGATAGCCAGTGTTGTCATGATCCAGGAATGCCATGGTTCACCAGACAATTCCCTTCATCAGTGACTGGGGATATAGAAGCAAGAATATGCCGAGACCAAACATTTAATGATGAAGGAATTTTAATTGATCAACTTCAACTATTTGTGCAATAA